The following proteins are co-located in the Fructilactobacillus carniphilus genome:
- a CDS encoding cation-translocating P-type ATPase: MPNDKLTADQYAQLSVDELTKDLNSSAQTGLTATVAQKELATVGKNVIQKGKQENELLNFLKNFVSLMACLLWVSGIIAFFAGTPELGIAIWAVNIINGLFSYWEERAAKKATDALSKLLPSYVNVIRDGKQTQLVAEDIVPGDLVELQAGDAIPADARVLTSSSLQVDESALTGESVPVDKFVEYKHSDGQFAIQNIVFAGTVVTSGTATVMVIETGMNTEFGKIASLTQNQKKTDSPLTQELNHLTRQLSILSLSIGLAFFILAIFFVHYPVAKSFIFALGMIVAFIPEGLLPTVTLSLAHGTQVMAKRHALLKSLDSVETLGETNVICSDKTGTLTQNQMTVNHIWLPDQEFTVTGTGYYNNGKIQFQNQDVDLKNYPDLNLLLDIALLNNDTKIQKPKNAGDAPKILGTPTEAGLNILTAKAGLNLADRLQDSPRLKELPFDSTRRMMTTIQKKQDGKTYVYTKGALSNLITVCDTILIDGKVEPLTPEYKAQIDQANRDYAAQGLRSLAFAYTTTDATNFDNATPANTEQHLTFVGLAAMQDPPREEIYEAVRKCHTAGIRIIMVTGDSTLTAKSIAVKIGIVSDAARVITGEEMKQLSDDQLRAAVKGEVIFARVAPEDKYRIVSMCQANGDVVASTGDGVNDAPALKKANIGIAMGVTGTDVAKDAADMILTDDNFASIVNAIEEGRTVYSNIQKFLLYIFTSNVPEAFPSILFLLSGGAIPLPLTVMQILTVDLGTDMLPALGLGAEQSEPGIMERPPRKETDHLLNKTIIWKSFGYYGLIATAISTFAYFFVNWQHGWPHVALAASGNTYMVATTMTLAAIVFCQVANVLNIRTQRNSLFKVGIFSNHRILWGIAFEICLLAFLVYVPFVHGLFGTADLSLHDWLFLICIPIPLILIDELRKWIVRKTMKGTNQ; this comes from the coding sequence ATGCCAAACGATAAATTAACTGCTGATCAGTATGCGCAATTATCAGTAGATGAATTAACCAAGGATTTAAATTCATCAGCGCAAACTGGTTTAACTGCCACAGTGGCACAAAAAGAACTGGCAACGGTCGGAAAAAATGTGATTCAAAAGGGGAAGCAAGAAAATGAGCTCCTTAATTTCTTGAAAAACTTTGTTTCGTTGATGGCCTGCTTGCTCTGGGTCTCAGGAATTATTGCCTTTTTTGCTGGAACACCCGAACTTGGAATTGCCATTTGGGCTGTGAACATTATTAATGGTCTATTTTCCTATTGGGAAGAACGAGCAGCTAAAAAAGCGACCGACGCACTCAGTAAGTTGTTACCAAGCTACGTGAACGTCATTCGGGATGGAAAACAGACCCAACTAGTTGCCGAAGACATTGTGCCTGGTGATTTAGTTGAGTTACAGGCAGGAGACGCCATTCCTGCCGATGCGCGGGTGCTAACGAGTTCTTCGCTGCAGGTCGATGAGTCGGCCTTAACCGGAGAATCCGTGCCCGTGGACAAATTTGTTGAATACAAGCACAGTGATGGTCAGTTTGCGATTCAAAACATTGTGTTTGCGGGAACCGTGGTAACGAGTGGGACCGCTACCGTGATGGTCATTGAAACGGGGATGAATACCGAATTTGGTAAGATTGCCAGCTTAACACAAAACCAGAAGAAGACGGATTCACCATTGACCCAAGAATTAAACCACTTGACTCGACAATTGTCGATTTTGTCACTATCAATTGGACTGGCATTCTTCATTCTAGCCATTTTCTTCGTTCACTATCCCGTGGCCAAATCCTTCATTTTTGCCCTGGGAATGATTGTGGCATTTATTCCGGAAGGATTATTACCGACCGTGACTCTGTCATTAGCTCACGGAACCCAGGTGATGGCCAAGCGGCATGCGCTTTTGAAGAGCTTGGACAGCGTGGAAACCCTCGGGGAAACTAACGTCATTTGTTCGGATAAGACTGGGACTCTGACGCAAAACCAAATGACCGTGAACCACATTTGGTTACCAGATCAAGAATTTACGGTAACCGGAACGGGATATTACAACAACGGGAAAATTCAGTTTCAGAATCAAGATGTGGATTTGAAAAACTATCCTGACTTGAATTTACTGTTAGACATTGCTCTATTGAATAACGATACTAAGATTCAGAAACCGAAAAACGCCGGTGATGCTCCTAAAATTTTAGGGACTCCAACTGAAGCCGGACTGAACATTTTGACCGCTAAAGCCGGATTGAATTTAGCTGACCGTTTGCAAGATTCACCGCGGTTGAAAGAATTACCGTTTGATTCGACCCGGCGGATGATGACAACGATTCAAAAGAAGCAAGACGGCAAAACCTATGTTTATACTAAGGGAGCCCTGTCTAACTTAATCACAGTTTGTGATACGATTCTGATTGACGGCAAAGTCGAACCATTGACACCCGAATATAAGGCACAAATTGATCAAGCTAACCGGGATTACGCGGCGCAGGGACTGCGGTCGTTGGCATTTGCTTACACGACAACGGATGCTACTAACTTTGACAATGCAACGCCCGCTAACACGGAACAACATTTAACCTTCGTGGGATTAGCAGCAATGCAAGATCCACCGCGCGAAGAAATCTATGAAGCCGTGCGAAAATGTCATACCGCTGGAATTAGAATCATCATGGTTACTGGTGACAGTACTCTCACTGCCAAAAGCATTGCCGTTAAAATTGGCATTGTTTCCGATGCAGCCCGGGTGATTACCGGGGAAGAAATGAAGCAGCTAAGTGATGATCAACTCCGAGCAGCCGTAAAGGGTGAGGTCATCTTTGCTCGGGTTGCTCCAGAGGATAAATACCGGATTGTTTCCATGTGTCAGGCTAATGGTGACGTGGTGGCTTCCACGGGGGACGGAGTAAATGATGCTCCCGCCCTGAAGAAAGCTAACATCGGGATTGCCATGGGAGTGACGGGAACCGACGTCGCCAAAGATGCTGCGGATATGATTTTAACCGACGATAACTTTGCTTCAATCGTGAATGCAATCGAAGAAGGGCGGACGGTTTACAGTAACATTCAAAAATTCCTGCTCTACATCTTTACTAGTAACGTTCCAGAAGCATTTCCATCAATTCTTTTTTTACTTTCAGGGGGAGCCATTCCACTACCACTGACGGTAATGCAAATTTTAACGGTTGATTTAGGAACGGATATGTTACCGGCCTTAGGGCTCGGAGCGGAACAAAGTGAACCGGGAATCATGGAACGTCCGCCGCGCAAAGAAACTGATCACCTGCTAAACAAAACCATCATTTGGAAGAGCTTTGGTTACTATGGGCTAATTGCGACTGCCATTTCCACCTTTGCTTACTTCTTTGTAAACTGGCAACACGGTTGGCCGCACGTTGCTTTAGCTGCCAGTGGGAACACTTACATGGTAGCGACAACCATGACATTGGCTGCGATTGTTTTTTGTCAGGTGGCCAATGTTTTGAACATCAGAACGCAACGGAACTCCCTCTTTAAGGTGGGAATCTTTTCCAACCACCGGATTTTATGGGGAATTGCTTTTGAAATCTGCTTGCTGGCCTTCTTAGTTTATGTCCCGTTTGTTCACGGGCTCTTTGGTACGGCAGATCTTAGTCTTCATGACTGGTTATTCTTAATTTGTATCCCGATTCCGTTAATCTTAATCGATGAGTTAAGAAAATGGATTGTCAGAAAGACGATGAAGGGTACAAATCAATAA
- a CDS encoding 2,3-diphosphoglycerate-dependent phosphoglycerate mutase: MAKLCLIRHGQSEWNLANKFTGWVDVDLSEEGVKQAKNAGKLIADAGLEFDQAYTSVLKRAIKTLHYALDESDQLWIPELKTWRLNERHYGDLQGKNKAKAAEKYGDEQVHIWRRSYDVLPPLLSADDEGSATKDRRYADLDPRTIPAGENLKVTLERVIPFWQDHIAPMLLDNKNVIIAAHGNSLRALTKYIENISDEDIMDVEIATGEPIVYDIDSNLNVVSKQKLGE, translated from the coding sequence ATGGCTAAATTATGTTTAATCCGACACGGACAAAGTGAATGGAACCTAGCAAACAAGTTTACCGGTTGGGTAGACGTGGACTTAAGTGAAGAAGGGGTTAAACAAGCTAAAAACGCCGGCAAGTTAATTGCTGATGCTGGTTTAGAATTTGACCAAGCTTACACGTCTGTTTTAAAACGGGCCATTAAGACTTTACACTATGCTCTAGATGAAAGTGATCAACTTTGGATTCCAGAACTGAAAACCTGGCGTTTAAACGAACGGCACTACGGTGATTTACAAGGAAAGAACAAGGCTAAAGCTGCAGAAAAATATGGTGACGAACAAGTTCACATTTGGCGGCGTTCCTACGACGTGTTGCCTCCTCTGTTAAGTGCTGACGATGAAGGATCCGCAACTAAGGATCGTCGTTACGCTGACTTGGACCCACGGACCATCCCAGCTGGAGAAAACTTGAAGGTTACGTTGGAACGGGTAATTCCATTCTGGCAAGACCACATTGCTCCAATGTTATTAGACAACAAAAACGTAATCATTGCTGCCCACGGTAACTCTTTACGAGCATTAACGAAGTACATTGAGAACATCTCTGACGAAGACATCATGGACGTTGAAATTGCAACTGGGGAACCAATTGTGTACGACATTGATTCCAACTTAAACGTGGTTAGCAAGCAAAAATTAGGTGAATAA
- a CDS encoding AI-2E family transporter, giving the protein MENHWQNFLKNVQLRRTVVLLLLIALIYVCREMITTILLTFIFTFLVTKAVLWIRKRIKIPTPILVIALYLLIVGGIVLAAVLYLPTIIDQGVEYSKAIYKFYQRPHTIQNPQIRNAVVSLMHSVNVPKQLKDSMGVIWSYVTSVGNIGFSMFISLLLSFFFTLELKQTEEFSRKFLSSTFGWFFQDVAYFGNIFVKTFGVVLEAQFFIAICNTVLTTTCLAILGMPDLVIFAIMIFLLSLVPVAGVIISLIPLSISAYTVGGIKYVIYIVIIIAVVHMLEAYVLNPKFMSSKTELPIFYTFVVLLVGEHFWGTWGLIVSVPVFTFFLDVFGVKKVDHPLLPKLDSQALKKNLKKHLK; this is encoded by the coding sequence ATGGAGAATCATTGGCAAAACTTTTTAAAGAACGTTCAACTCCGACGGACAGTGGTCCTGCTGCTATTGATTGCTCTGATTTACGTTTGCCGGGAAATGATTACCACCATTTTGCTAACGTTCATTTTTACGTTTCTAGTGACGAAGGCAGTTTTGTGGATTAGAAAGCGAATCAAAATTCCGACTCCCATCCTGGTCATCGCTTTGTATCTTCTAATTGTCGGAGGCATCGTGCTGGCAGCCGTGCTGTATTTACCGACCATCATTGATCAAGGCGTGGAGTACTCAAAGGCAATCTATAAGTTTTACCAACGACCTCATACGATTCAGAATCCCCAGATTAGAAACGCAGTGGTTAGTTTGATGCACTCCGTGAACGTCCCAAAGCAGTTAAAGGATAGTATGGGCGTAATTTGGAGTTACGTAACGAGTGTGGGAAACATCGGCTTTTCAATGTTTATCTCGCTCTTGTTGAGCTTTTTCTTCACGTTAGAACTTAAGCAAACCGAGGAATTTTCCCGTAAGTTTTTATCAAGCACCTTTGGCTGGTTTTTCCAGGACGTTGCCTACTTTGGAAACATCTTTGTTAAGACCTTTGGAGTAGTGCTAGAGGCACAGTTCTTTATTGCCATTTGTAATACAGTGTTGACGACGACTTGCTTGGCAATTTTAGGAATGCCGGACTTAGTCATCTTTGCCATTATGATTTTTCTCTTGAGTTTAGTCCCGGTGGCGGGAGTGATTATTTCGTTAATTCCACTGTCGATTTCTGCCTATACGGTGGGGGGAATTAAGTACGTAATTTACATCGTGATTATCATTGCGGTGGTCCACATGTTAGAAGCGTACGTTTTGAATCCCAAGTTTATGTCGTCGAAGACCGAGCTTCCCATTTTTTATACCTTCGTGGTGTTACTGGTGGGAGAACACTTCTGGGGAACCTGGGGATTAATTGTTTCGGTTCCGGTGTTTACCTTCTTCCTTGATGTCTTTGGGGTTAAAAAGGTTGATCACCCGCTGTTACCGAAGTTAGATTCACAGGCTCTAAAAAAGAACTTAAAAAAGCACCTTAAATGA
- a CDS encoding SAM-dependent methyltransferase, which translates to MLEKVFYNEFLKRSFAEPLEVTFWDGKTKKYGSGTPKAHITIHKPIPIREVKKNASIALGEAYMDGTIEIDGNLEDLITSAYQAADSFFRNKRFIKFLPKASHSESESKKDVQDHYDIGNDFYRLWLDKTMTYSCAYFEKPTDSLYQAQENKIHHIIQKLNPQPGRTLLDIGCGWGTLMLTAAKEYNLRVTGVTLSQEQYDYVQSQIKKYGLENLAEVRLEDYRELPKDEQFDYITSVGMFEHVGKENLNEYFQTVSTHLVDNGTALIHGITRQQGGAVNGWINKWIFPGGYIPGLTENIQHIVDNGLQIYDLESLRRHYQRTLEEWDKNFNRVRPEVTEMFDEQFVRMWDLYLQACAASFKSGNIDVIQYLISKGPSGASLPMTRDYMAEKNN; encoded by the coding sequence ATGTTAGAAAAAGTATTTTACAACGAATTCCTGAAACGGAGTTTTGCCGAACCCTTGGAAGTCACCTTTTGGGACGGAAAAACTAAGAAGTACGGATCGGGAACTCCGAAGGCTCACATCACCATCCACAAGCCGATTCCAATTCGAGAAGTGAAGAAAAACGCCTCCATTGCGCTGGGAGAAGCTTACATGGACGGCACGATTGAGATTGATGGAAACCTGGAAGACCTCATTACCTCAGCCTACCAAGCTGCTGACAGTTTCTTTCGTAACAAAAGATTCATCAAGTTCTTACCCAAGGCATCTCATTCTGAATCGGAAAGCAAAAAAGATGTGCAAGATCACTATGACATCGGGAATGACTTTTATCGGCTGTGGTTAGACAAGACGATGACCTATTCTTGTGCCTACTTTGAAAAACCAACTGATTCTCTGTACCAAGCACAGGAAAATAAGATTCATCACATCATTCAAAAATTAAATCCCCAACCTGGTCGAACTTTATTAGACATTGGTTGTGGCTGGGGAACCTTAATGTTAACGGCTGCTAAGGAGTATAACCTCCGCGTAACCGGTGTAACCTTGAGTCAGGAACAGTATGACTACGTTCAATCCCAAATCAAGAAGTATGGCCTGGAAAACCTCGCTGAAGTGCGCCTCGAAGACTACCGGGAATTACCGAAAGACGAGCAGTTCGACTACATTACCTCCGTCGGCATGTTTGAACACGTTGGTAAAGAAAATCTCAATGAGTATTTCCAAACCGTTTCCACGCACCTTGTGGATAACGGAACCGCTCTAATTCACGGAATTACTCGGCAACAAGGTGGAGCTGTCAACGGTTGGATTAACAAGTGGATTTTCCCCGGTGGTTACATCCCTGGTTTAACCGAAAACATTCAACACATTGTGGACAATGGCCTGCAGATTTATGACCTTGAATCATTGCGGCGCCATTACCAACGAACGTTGGAAGAATGGGATAAAAACTTTAACCGGGTTCGTCCAGAAGTTACCGAAATGTTTGACGAACAATTCGTCCGAATGTGGGACCTCTATCTCCAAGCTTGTGCTGCTTCCTTTAAATCAGGTAACATTGACGTAATACAATACCTGATTTCTAAAGGACCATCTGGGGCTTCATTACCAATGACTAGAGATTACATGGCCGAAAAAAACAACTAA